From a single Pseudalkalibacillus hwajinpoensis genomic region:
- a CDS encoding DUF294 nucleotidyltransferase-like domain-containing protein — translation MQDFYDVLKKKEPFHSLSDEEIGNLMESARFSTYQKGEFLYYEDEGADTLYLLVSGIAKNIVHKANGQQATMRFYYPGDLVGLMIMLTDESMTFSVQANEDCQVIHIKKEVMLKIMTENPSFSHHVLDTIGERMRSLYDEIKQERDREADGENIALYRTRVSSIMDSMVTIPPTFTVMETAELFRTKNYDGVIVSEDRESVMGTVTPLEIISALTGGKLQDPIHKWMYHKPFLVEEDAFSYEALAYLKFHKVSLLPVVKRDQLVGMVSAKSFLGIQESAYLDLSYRLSRAKELNEIMNLSPPIHEEFRSFIQELLDANTLGYEICEMMSNYNDEMHRRIILLAEKEMMQEGYGRAPVNFCFIVMGSEGRKEQAFSTDQDNGLIIDDYEHLEHRKEIDTFFTVLSEKINAMLTTCGLPECEGGIMAKNSKWRRSLSNWQTEVNRWITETDAEEIRNFTIFMDFRPVYGDFDLARTLRSRITERIRKAHTLQMLLMKDTIRFRVPLNPIGKLQLRGKEKTLDLKKAAIMQIVNGIRIFAMKYGVEEVNTIKRLHELKRKEIFHHRDVINIETSLHYLYTFRVRQNLHQLNNGLEMSNLVRPIEWEKEERRKMREALLVAKRMQQVSELSFRRNRSI, via the coding sequence ATGCAGGATTTCTATGATGTATTGAAAAAGAAAGAACCATTCCATTCGCTAAGTGATGAAGAAATTGGAAATTTAATGGAATCTGCCCGTTTTTCGACCTACCAAAAAGGTGAATTTTTATATTATGAAGACGAAGGTGCAGATACGTTATATTTACTTGTTTCTGGGATAGCGAAGAACATTGTCCATAAGGCGAATGGGCAGCAGGCTACGATGCGGTTTTATTACCCTGGTGATTTAGTTGGTCTTATGATAATGCTAACAGATGAATCGATGACATTTTCTGTTCAAGCAAATGAAGATTGCCAGGTCATTCATATTAAGAAAGAAGTTATGTTGAAGATTATGACGGAAAATCCGAGTTTTTCTCACCATGTACTCGACACAATCGGAGAGCGGATGAGAAGTCTATATGATGAAATCAAGCAGGAGCGTGATCGGGAAGCGGATGGTGAAAACATCGCACTTTATCGAACAAGGGTCAGTTCAATTATGGATTCAATGGTAACGATTCCTCCCACCTTTACGGTCATGGAAACAGCCGAGCTCTTTCGTACGAAGAATTATGATGGAGTGATTGTTAGTGAAGACCGTGAGAGCGTGATGGGGACGGTTACTCCTCTTGAAATTATCAGTGCTTTGACGGGTGGAAAGCTGCAAGACCCTATTCATAAGTGGATGTATCATAAACCATTCTTAGTTGAAGAAGATGCTTTTAGCTATGAAGCACTTGCATATTTAAAATTCCATAAGGTATCCTTACTCCCTGTCGTAAAACGAGATCAGCTTGTTGGCATGGTTTCAGCTAAATCTTTTCTTGGTATACAAGAATCAGCCTATCTTGATCTTTCTTACAGGCTTTCAAGAGCCAAAGAACTGAATGAAATCATGAATTTATCACCACCGATTCATGAAGAATTCCGCTCATTTATTCAAGAATTACTGGATGCCAATACGCTCGGATACGAAATTTGTGAAATGATGTCCAACTACAATGATGAAATGCACCGACGTATTATTTTACTGGCAGAGAAAGAGATGATGCAGGAAGGATATGGACGTGCTCCTGTTAATTTCTGTTTCATTGTCATGGGCAGTGAAGGCAGGAAAGAGCAGGCTTTTAGTACTGACCAGGATAATGGTTTGATCATCGATGATTATGAACATTTAGAGCACAGAAAAGAGATAGACACCTTCTTCACAGTGCTTTCTGAGAAGATCAATGCCATGCTAACCACGTGTGGTTTACCAGAGTGCGAAGGTGGTATCATGGCAAAGAACTCCAAATGGAGAAGATCTTTATCGAACTGGCAGACAGAAGTAAATCGCTGGATCACGGAAACCGATGCTGAAGAAATACGTAATTTCACGATTTTTATGGACTTTCGGCCTGTTTACGGAGATTTTGATCTTGCCCGTACTTTACGAAGTAGAATCACAGAGCGAATAAGAAAAGCACATACCCTTCAGATGCTTTTAATGAAAGATACCATCCGTTTCCGTGTTCCATTGAATCCTATTGGGAAATTACAATTACGAGGTAAAGAGAAAACGCTCGACTTGAAGAAAGCGGCCATCATGCAGATTGTTAATGGCATACGGATCTTTGCGATGAAGTATGGTGTTGAAGAAGTGAATACAATTAAACGACTTCACGAATTAAAGCGCAAAGAGATATTCCATCATCGTGATGTTATTAATATTGAGACATCTCTTCACTATTTATATACGTTCAGGGTCAGACAGAATTTGCATCAGCTTAATAATGGTTTAGAGATGTCAAATCTCGTCAGACCTATTGAATGGGAAAAAGAAGAGAGAAGGAAAATGAGAGAAGCTCTACTCGTTGCAAAACGAATGCAGCAGGTTAGTGAATTGAGCTTCCGAAGAAATCGGAGTATTTAA
- a CDS encoding 3'-5' exonuclease, translating into MKSQRSLHVYDRLFESLCSYHESSSRYFTVFDLETTGFYPVLGDEVISIGAVKIDLMEGRLLEESFYRIVRPIHKVPRFVRQLTGLSIGEIRAGWTFLEAFEEFMAFSKGTTLIAHPVKFDVYFLQTLVQKCGLPDYLPPYLCSEELAKDTLPQMNPQLDTLIRKLNIERYERHHALNDARMTAELFLKLFQELDIKNGYEQEIRDRIARDNLVFGRK; encoded by the coding sequence ATGAAATCCCAAAGATCACTTCATGTTTACGACAGATTATTTGAATCACTATGTTCTTACCACGAATCAAGTAGCCGCTATTTTACGGTATTTGATCTTGAAACAACCGGATTTTATCCGGTGCTTGGAGATGAGGTGATCTCCATCGGTGCTGTAAAAATTGATTTAATGGAAGGGCGTCTGCTAGAAGAATCATTCTATCGTATCGTGCGTCCCATTCATAAGGTGCCACGATTTGTAAGACAATTAACTGGGCTTTCTATTGGTGAAATACGCGCGGGGTGGACATTTCTTGAAGCATTCGAAGAGTTCATGGCTTTTAGTAAAGGAACCACGTTAATTGCGCACCCCGTTAAGTTCGATGTCTATTTCCTGCAAACACTCGTTCAAAAGTGTGGTCTACCAGATTATTTACCACCGTATCTTTGTTCAGAAGAACTTGCGAAAGACACACTACCTCAAATGAATCCTCAGCTCGACACGCTGATTCGTAAGCTGAATATCGAGCGGTATGAGCGCCACCATGCACTAAATGATGCACGAATGACGGCAGAACTCTTCTTGAAGCTCTTTCAGGAATTAGATATTAAAAACGGGTATGAACAGGAAATAAGAGATCGAATCGCACGGGATAATCTGGTATTTGGTAGGAAATAG